A single Suricata suricatta isolate VVHF042 chromosome 2, meerkat_22Aug2017_6uvM2_HiC, whole genome shotgun sequence DNA region contains:
- the PANK1 gene encoding pantothenate kinase 1 isoform X3, translated as MKLVNGKKQTFPWFGMDIGGTLVKLVYFEPKDITAEEEQEEVENLKSIRKYLTSNTAYGKTGIRDVHLELKNLTMCGRKGNLHFIRFPSCAMHRFIQMGSEKNFSSLHTTLCATGGGAFKFEKDFRTVRQIADLQLHKLDELDCLIQGLLYVDSIGFNGKPECYYFENPTNPELCQKKPYCLANPYPMLLVNMGSGVSILAVYSKDNYKRVTGTSLGGGTFLGLCCLLTGCETFEEALEMAAKGDSTNVDKLVKDIYGGDYERFGLQGSAVASSFGNMMSKEKRDSISKEDLARATLVTITNNIGSIARMCALNENIDRVVFVGNFLRINMISMKLLAYAMDFWSKGQLKALFLEHEGYFGAVGALLELFKMTEDQ; from the exons CCTTCCCATGGTTCGGCATGGACATCGGTGGGACGCTGGTTAAATTGGTCTACTTTGAACCAAAGGATATTACAGCCGAAGAGGAGCAAGAGGAAGTGGAGAACCTGAAGAGCATCCGGAAGTATTTGACTTCTAATACCGCTTATGGGAAAACCGGGATCCGAGATGTCCATCTAGAACTGAAAAACCTGACCATGTGTGGGCGCAAAGGGAACCTGCACTTCATCCGCTTCCCCAGCTGCGCCATGCACAGGTTCATTCAGATGGGCAGCGAGAAGAACTTCTCCAGCCTCCACACCACGCTCTGTGCCACCGGAGGTGGGGCTTTCAAGTTTGAAAAGGACTTCAGAACGGTACGTCAG ATTGCTGACCTGCAGCTCCATAAGCTGGATGAACTGGACTGTCTAATTCAGGGCCTGCTTTACGTCGACTCTATTGGCTTCAATGGGAAGCCGGAATGTTACTATTTTGAaaatcccacaaaccctgaatTGTGTCAAAAAAAGCCGTACTGCCTTGCTAACCCGTACCCTATGTTGCTGGTGAACATGGGCTCGGGTGTCAGCATCCTAGCAGTGTACTCGAAGGACAACTATAAAAGAGTTACAGGGACCAG TCTTGGAGGTGGAACATTCCTAGGCCTATGTTGCTTGCTGACTGGTTGTGAGACCTTTGAAGAAGCTCTGGAAATGGCAGCTAAAGGCGACAGCACCAATGTTGATAAGCTGGTGAAGGACATTTACGGAGGAGACTATGAACGATTTGGCCTTCAAGGATCCGCTGTAGCATCAAG CTTTGGCAACATGATGAGTAAGGAAAAGCGAGATTCCATCAGCAAGGAGGACCTTGCCCGAGCCACACTGGTCACCATCACCAACAACATTGGCTCCATCGCTCGGATGTGTGCGTTGAATGAG aatattGACAGAGTtgtgtttgttgggaattttctCAGAATCAATATGATCTCCATGAAACTGCTAGCCTATGCAATGGATTTTTGGTCCAAAGGACAGCTAAAAGCTCTATTTTTGGAACATGAG